In Kwoniella dejecticola CBS 10117 chromosome 6, complete sequence, a genomic segment contains:
- a CDS encoding ATP synthase F1, delta subunit, whose protein sequence is MASAMRSVLSRGYASAASSVKAPIQLNSLTGTYATSTYLAALKKSPKDLESLAKDIEAFDKKIKEDAKVNAFIQNPTLSASERSTALSSVVPSGSSPILLNLLTVLSENGRLSSAPKVFQDFGSLISAYRGELEVTVTSAEALDNKALNRIDKALKDTEIAKGKTLRVVNRVNPSVLGGLLVDFGDKSIDLSASSKVNRFNAALTQGV, encoded by the exons ATGGCTTCCGCTATGAGGTCCGTCCTTTCGAGAGGGTACGCCAGTGCCGCTTCAAGCGTCAAG GCTCCTATCCAACTCAACTCCCTCACTGGTACCTACGCTACCTCGACATACCTTGCTGCCTTGAAGAAGTCGCCTAAGGATTTAGAGAGTCTAGCCAAGGACATCGAGGCTTTcgataagaagatcaaggaggatgcCAAGGTCAACGCTTTCATCC AAAACCCAACACTCTCCGCTTCCGAACGATCGACCGCCCTCTCCTCAGTCGTCCCATCTGGATCCTCCCCAATCTTGCTCAACCTGTTGACCGTCCTCTCCGAGAACGGCAGACTGTCATCCGCCCCTAAAGTGTTCCAAGATTTCGGATCGCTCATCTCTGCTTACCGAGGTGAACTCGAAGTCACCGTCACCTCCGCCGAAGCACTGGACAACAAGGCCTTGAACAGGATTGATAAGGCTTTGAAGGATACTGAGATCGCTAAAGGCAAGACTTTGAGAGTCGTCAATCGG GTAAACCCATCTGTTCTCGGTGGTCTTCTCGTTGATTTCGGAGACAAATCCATcgatctttcagcttcttccaaaGTCAACCGATTCAACGCTGCTCTTACCC AAGGTGTATAA
- a CDS encoding small nuclear ribonucleoprotein F, translating into MSGIAPVNPKPFLQDLTGKTVYVKLKWGLEYKGYLVSTDGYMNLQLANTEEIENGKSNGALGEVLIRCNNVLYIREAKDKVRDD; encoded by the exons atgtcaggCATAGCC CCCGTCAACCCGAAACCATTCTTACAAGATCTGACAGGTAAGACGGTCTACGTCAAGCTGAAGTGGGGTTTAGAATACAAGGGATACTTGGTCTCTACGGACGGATACATGAACCTGCAG CTTGCCAAtaccgaagagatcgagaatggGAAATCGAATGGAGCATTAGGAGAGGTGCTTATCAGGTGCAATAACGTGTTGTATATACG TGAGGCGAAGGACAAAGTGAGGGATGATTAA